The Clarias gariepinus isolate MV-2021 ecotype Netherlands chromosome 20, CGAR_prim_01v2, whole genome shotgun sequence genome includes the window aagtacaaatgaaataaattaaattgatttgAACACAAGTAATAGaaatcaaaacataaaacaaaacaataactcAGTAGAACAATCAAATACaaggaaaaacagcaaaaccCTTACTTGAAAAATTAATTCTTCATCTATGATATTAGCATTAAATAATTGAGAGTTTTAATTATTgaatattatgttaaaatgttacaACAGTCCTAGATTATAAACTAGATCATATAGAATGGTCAAGGCCTGgtgttaaacattaaatattaatctcTAATTTACAGAGAAACTGAAGGTTAAAGCAAAGATGATAgtgtataaacacacagagGGGGTTttagtacatttaaattatttattatattacattaaaaaacttTCATGTGGTTTATTATGACTGCTACATAAAACTTACTCTCAGTTCTGTTTCCTCTCTCAGTGATCTTCAGCTCTGCTGGTGAATCTTCAGTTCAGGATCTGATCGGTGCTGTAGGAGACTCTGTTACATTTCCCATCAGTGTCCCTGTTTCTGGTAATCTAATTTATAACGGTAACACAGTTGGACTGGTGTTGAATAAACAGAGTGACACAGAGCTGAGTGAGAAGTTTGGGAATCGTCTTCAGTGGGTCAGTCAGAGTGGGTTCTTCACTCTCTCAGACCTGAGAACAGATGATTCAGGACTTTACACAGTGCAGAGCACTAAAGAGCCGAAGGGAAAACAGGATTATCAGTTGGAGGTGTACGGTGAGTCTGTTCTTCACAGATTTTAGACATAAACAATAAAGAACTTTAAACTCTTACCTTATCAGATTGTTCCTGATGTTTCTGTACAGAGAGAGTTTCAGCTCCTCAGGTGATGAACACAACCTCCAATACATCAGAGTTCTGTTCATTCCTGTGTTCTGTGAGGAACGTCAGAGGACTGAAGCTGTCTTCATATGAAGACGGTGTTTTATTAAACCAGACCAGCAGCAGCGACACATCCGACATCACACTGAATCTTCATCTAGAAATAAAGAAGACGAACAATTACAGAGAGAGAACCTTCAGCTGTGTGGCTTCCAACCCAGTCAGTAACAAGACAACCACAATAATCATCACAGACTCCTGCTCTCTGAACACAGGTACAGGACGAGactgcaaaatacacaacaCTGTCTGTTATGAGGTCATTAATGTGATCAGgaaacattaattaatatttataattttttttggagaTGAACATCTGTTACAGGTAGACTCTAATAATTAGTATAATTCTAACTCTGACATGATGTGTGGAGAGTGTTAGAGTTGAATTATAAATATCTGTGTATTGTAGGAACGCATGTAACTGCATGTAAATTGCTTATTATTGCACTTTATCCGATAATTTCCCATGACCTGCAGTTAGTTAAGGTTTTATACATCATGTTCAGTACAGAGAGATTTTTCACGCTGAGGTTAACACTAACTGCTGCTGatccatttctaaatgatttctCATCCTCTTGTGCAGATAAATCTATTACTTCATCTTTATAATTACTGAGATGTATTAAACTATAGGTATATAGGTTATAAGGTAAACCCTCAGTACCTCAGTGAGGTAGTACAACACTTATGTCCTGTTTAATCCTGAGGATAAAATCCTGAGATTTTACTCAAATGTGCTTCTTTTTTGTCACATGATATTTAAAAGTCAGTCTTTCAGTAAGATGTTATTGTCTTTATCAGGCTGTACATGTAGATCTAAAACAAAGGCCCAATAACCTGCAGGAACTAAAGAACACACAGTAACAGTTGGCTCAATCTGATTCAGGACACTcagataaatcattttcaacTCATTCAGAatcaatatattatttaaaatgatgctgctaattttaaaaagtgtaatttACTTTATAAAGGCGAATTCACATATTACAGGTTATTATACATTCCCCATGTAAAGCCAGAGGAACATCAACTCCTTGTCTCAACCCAATTTATTTAGATTACGTGTTTTATTACAGTGAAAGGTCGACTTTAGATGCATGTAAAATGGTCTTGCTTGTAATAaactgtatgtttaaatataaataatagtcACTTTAGCAGTGTTCATAAAACATGTCTTTAAACACACTTAACTATTTCTATTTCATCCACACAGATAGTACAGAAGTGTacataaagttattttttaaaatagacatTTCCACAGCACTAATgatttttctttggtttttcctttttacagaAGGTAATGTTAATGATTCTCGGACCGGTGTGATCATTCCTGTCATATGTACTGTGCTGTTATCAGCGGCAGTGATCTTGATGGTTGTGTATCtgtggaaaaagaaacaaaatgaatCCAGTCGGAGTAGAGAAGGCAGGTATTTGTCTTTATAAGCTTTTAGAAGGACAGAAAAGCACCAGTGAAATTTACCTCTTCATCTCAACTCACTTCTTAGTAAACCTGCATTAATAATACAAGCGATTTACATTATGCTAATCAGGAATTTATTAATTTggaatttactttttattttaaattgcaaTTCTATCAAACAGGTGCACAAGCATGCGTTCACATTTAACATGATAAAAAGTCTTATTTATATCCTGATTAGTTTTCCGGTCagtgtctgtcagtctgtcatTATTGACAAATAAATCTTTACTGAcctgtatatgttttttatttatctttccaGACTTATCTGCAAGTGAAGGACTAAGAGAAGAAGTTCAGTACTCTGtgataaatcataaaaaaaaaacactcaggtCAGTAACTGATGGACTGAGTAACATTTtactaaaattaaaagtaaaagttaaatCCAGTGTGATGTGCAGCAGCTTTTCTCTCAGAGCTCTCGGGTTTCACATCTTGGAGGACATTAGTGTGGTTAAAGCTCTTGTAAATGCTGTGGTCTGAGTGGatttacactttacactcatgCACACCATGTCTGACTCTCACAGCTTTATAAATGTGTACAAAGTCTCAGTCTTACTCTTAGATAAATgcactgatctctctctctctctctccctcatttAAACAGCCAAATATACGGTATCAGAACGTGTCCCTGGAGAAGCATGTCAACTAACAACTGTTTATGATCAAATTCGACCGGAGAGAACATCAGACTACAGCAACATCAGGACAGAATAAACCAGAACTGAAGTGTGTTTATGTTATTGTTTAACTTAAAGGGACAACATGATTCCAGACATTTCATCCAACCAGGTTCTTTTTTTGTGCTCAAAAAAGTTGCACAAATTAGAGTTttcctgacctttttttcttgtattttccAAATACGAAAGATTTGTActtaacaaatatttttgaaGGACCTATTATAGGTCGAACCCCCAGGCAGAAGTTTAAATTAAcatcttttatactgtatttcataATGTGAGTTATTTATGTCAATAAAGTCCTTTATCTCCTGtacaaaatgtctttaaattactgttttttttaatgtcctgCTTTTCCATTTCAGGACATGGAAGTGTGAAGACCCAATCAGACTGCATTTAACACACTTAAGGTTATAGACAGAAATGTGTAGAAAAACAGCCTCAACCTCAGATGCTCCATATCATGTTTGACAATCctgtaaaataatttacactCATAACCTAAACACTGAAATACACACATTGTGCTGTAAGAGTAACAGTTGGTTGTTTCGTTAGCGGTATGTAATTAAAGCAGTATATATGATAGGTATATTATAGTACTATAATAATTGTTAAGTAAGGATTACATTTAAACCTAATTATGAAAAGCAACATGTTAAGTTATATATTGTTGTCATGTCAAAACAGGTTCAGGTAAATACCTGTAGATTACagtacacactgatacactttAACGATCAAAACATAGTGCTGTTCTTGGAGGTCATTATGGAgtggctgtaatgtgaaaaACACAAACTTAAAGCCAAGGACAAATTAACACCGAGAGAAGAAGGGAAATTATGTGATAATGTGATGAATGAATCAATGGTACAAAGACGTCTTGTTTTCATTTAACACACTACAAAGGATTGTTTGCCATAACATAAGCTTCACATCATCTTCCTGAGATTATTACACAAAACCGTCACGTCTCCACttcaatacatttatattatatacttaaTGTTACCAAAAACAGCaagcaaaacattcatgttgcttaaaaacatgcagtttgaggtatctgtgtgtgtgtgcgtgtgtgtgcgtgtgtgtatggacCCTCAGGCAAAATACATGTCTGTGCGTGAAATTCAGCAGTGCAGTAACTCAAAACAAGACCAACATACTTTTGTGGCCATcatgtttacataaaataaaatattatataaaagttCATTATAGTTGAACAATAAACAACAGTGTTTTAATACTGAGTCAGTAAGTGCAAATTTGACAGACAATAGAAGAAACTTgacagtaaacaaacaaacaggtaaAGAAACATGTGATATATTCTTCAAATCtacaaatgaaaatgtaactaaTATAAGCAATATTCTATTAGAACAATTTACTATCCCTCTATTAGAGGAAGCTGTTGCTACAGTATCTaacttgtacagtatttaaataaaatctctttGACGAGGGATAAGAAATTAGACGATGATTGCAACAATCAATTATTAATCCctttgttaattaaataattactcCTTCAGGGCTGTAATTGAGTTTTGTCCACATTTAATAGAGAAAAATCAGAGAGGATTAGAATTAGGTAAAATCTGCTTCTTTGTTATTGCTGACTCTACCGTTTAGGCCCATTATTCAGtttagtgctgtgtgtgtgtgtgtgtgtgtgtgtatgtgatgtgtgtttgtgtaaccaTACAGACTTCCCTAATGAGCTCCCTGTTGGTCGCTATGGCTTCTAATGTCACCCCTCCCCTGTAGGCAGTGATTTACAGATGGTCATgctcaaatattatattaaatattttaaaataaataaataaatatttgtattaaataaataaaaaagtaaaagtgtcaTTAACCAGTTTAGCATCAGGAGAGAAAATAGTACAGGGTGTGGTCATGTAgtagtgtttaaataaaatgtttgttcagacctgctctctctctctctctctctccttctcctcctcctccttctcctcctcctccttcagcTCCTCCCAGCACAAATGATTTGACTCTTTTTATCACTGATTCCCTTCTTGGCTTTGGCTGTTgtttagaatatatatatatatatatatatatatatatatatatatattagtgatCACCAACGTTTAGCTATTACTAATAAAATGCAGCAGTCTGGTCCTTGTTTTTGTCTTGCAATTAAAACTGTATTCTAATTCGCTTGCATTTGTTATATTAAAatgcagaaatttaaaaaaataatttcacacaGTTTAGATTCTGAAGACAGTTtgatacacgtgtgtgtgtgtgtgtgtgtgtgtatgtgtgtgtgtgtgtgtgtgtgtgtgagactaatATGTCTAgaacatgaataaacaaatctttttagATGAATCATTTGAATCACTCCTTAGGGAGGCGGGAAGATTCATTTTGAAAGCGACTCATTCTCGTGTGTAATGTACCCTCCGAAAGTCATGTGGATGAAATGAGGCAAAGTATTTTAATCAAAATGGGAAGAAGTGTTCCTCGTGTTCCCCGTGTTCCCCGTCCCCACCTGATCCTGCTGTTCCTGTTCCTATCAGGTAAGTGTTAGAATGTGACTGATGATGTTCTTTATTATAACAGTAACAAAGGGAGAGGGATGATTATCTACAGACACAACCATCAGCTTGTACACACTCAGTACACACTCAGTACACACTCTGTGGTTTATCCGGCTTATTATTGTGTcttaaacattatattataacaCCAGGTTATATTATTTCAACTTaatgttcaattatattatattaattttaatttaaaatttcatttaatttagagCAAAACCCCTGTTCGGAAGTAACAATGA containing:
- the LOC128508517 gene encoding SLAM family member 7-like; the encoded protein is MGRCVSRVPRHHLILLFLFLSVIFSSAGESSVQDLIGAVGDSVTFPISVPVSGNLIYNGNTVGLVLNKQSDTELSEKFGNRLQWVSQSGFFTLSDLRTDDSGLYTVQSTKEPKGKQDYQLEVYERVSAPQVMNTTSNTSEFCSFLCSVRNVRGLKLSSYEDGVLLNQTSSSDTSDITLNLHLEIKKTNNYRERTFSCVASNPVSNKTTTIIITDSCSLNTEGNVNDSRTGVIIPVICTVLLSAAVILMVVYLWKKKQNESSRSREDLSASEGLREEVQYSVINHKKKTLRSVTDGLSNILLKLKVKVKSSVMCSSFSLRALGFHILEDISVVKALVNAVV